A region from the Vicia villosa cultivar HV-30 ecotype Madison, WI linkage group LG3, Vvil1.0, whole genome shotgun sequence genome encodes:
- the LOC131660186 gene encoding uncharacterized protein LOC131660186 yields MVAESICQKQNDHPFILGLQPSALVDSVARVDYSLLDRIPGERGGSIPVAIEELEEILKEVESSFRDEANDSGSSVMKTIAGGSVANTIRGLTSGFGISSGIIGACGDDEQGQLFVNNMSSHGVDLSRLRKKKGHTAQCVCLVDELANRTMRPCLSNAVKVQAQELTKEDFKGSKWLVLRYAILNLEVIQAAIALAKQEGLLVSLDLASFEMVRNFKLPLLKLLESGNIDLCFANEDEATELLRGEQNADPIAAVEFLAKYCQWAVVTLGSNGCIARHGKEMIRVSAIGESKATDATGAGDLFASGFLYGVVKGLSLEECCKVGTCSGGSVIRSLGGEVTLENWQWMYKQMQVKGLPTPEGL; encoded by the exons ATGGTTGCCGAAAGCATTTGTCAGAAGCAAAACGATCATCCTTTCATTCTAGGTCTTCAACCATCCGCACTCGTTGACAGCGTCGCTCGCGTCGATTACTCGTTACTCGATCGTATTCCCGGCGAACGCGGTGGCTCCATTCCC GTTGCGATTGAAGAGCTTGAAGAAATACTGAAGGAAGTTGAAAGTAGTTTTCGTGATGAGGCTAATGATTCTGGTTCTTCTGTGATGAAAACTATAGCTGGTGGTAGTGTTGCTAATACGATTCGTGGTCTTACTAGTGGATTTGGGATTTCCAGTGGAATTATTGGAGCTTGTggggatgatgaacaaggtcaaTTGTTTGTTAATAATATGTCCTCTCATGGTGTTGATCTTTCGAGACTCCGTAAGAAGAAAGGACACACTGCACAG TGTGTTTGCTTGGTAGATGAATTGGCTAATCGAACAATGCGGCCCTGTCTCTCAAATGCTGTCAAAGTACAG GCTCAAGAATTGACGAAAGAGGATTTCAAAGGCTCCAAG TGGTTAGTGTTGAGATATGCAATTCTCAATTTGGAAGTTATTCAAGCAGCCATTGCTTTGGCCAAACAGGAAGGTCTTCTTGTTTCCTTGGACTTGGCCAGTTTTGAG ATGGTTAGGAATTTTAAATTACCACTTCTGAAGTTGCTGGAATCTGGAAACATAGACCTCTGCTTTGCCAATGAGGATGAGGCAACAGAACTTTTAAG GGGCGAACAGAATGCTGATCCAATAGCTGCCGTAGAATTTCTTGCCAAATACTGCCAATGGGCTGTGGTAACACTGGGCTCTAATGGATGCATTGCTAGGCATGGGAAGGAG ATGATACGTGTCTCGGCGATAGGAGAATCAAAGGCAACAGATGCTACAGGAGCAGGGGACCTTTTTGCAAGTGGATTTTTGTACGGAGTGGTTAAGGGTCTGTCACTAGAAGAATGCTGCAAAGTAGGCACATGTAGTGGTGGATCTGTCATCCGCTCTCTTGGTGGTGAGGTAACATTAGAGAATTGGCAATGGATGTACAAGCAGATGCAAGTGAAGGGTCTTCCCACACCTGAGGGCTTATGA